The following are encoded in a window of Spea bombifrons isolate aSpeBom1 chromosome 2, aSpeBom1.2.pri, whole genome shotgun sequence genomic DNA:
- the CCT6A gene encoding T-complex protein 1 subunit zeta, giving the protein MSAVKALNPKAEVARAHAALAVNISAARGLQDVLRTNLGPKGTMKMLVSGAGDIKLTKDGNVLLHEMQIQHPTASLIAKVATAQDDITGDGTTSNVLIIGELLKQADLYISEGLHPRIVTEGFEAAKGKALEVLDQLKVSKEMDRETLINVARTSLCTKVHAELADVLTEAVVDSILAIRQPNEPVDLYMVEIMEMKHKTESDTKLIRGLVLDHGARHPDMKKRVEDAFILTCNVSLEYEKTEVNSGFFYKSADEREKLVKAERKFIEERVNKIIALKQKVCGDTGKGFVVINQKGIDPYSLDALAKEGIVALRRAKRRNMERLTLACGGNAMNSVDDLTPECLGHAGLVYEYTMGEEKFTFVEECDIPRSVTLLVKGPNKHTLTQIKDAIRDGLRAVKNAIEDGCVVPGAGALEMAIADALMKHKPSVKGRAQLGVQAFADALLIIPKVLAQNSGYDAQETLVKLQTEYAESGQLVGVDLNTGEPMVSAEAGVWDNYSVKKQLLHSCTVIASNILLVDEIMRAGMSSLKG; this is encoded by the exons ATGTCGGCCGTAAAAGCACTTAACCCCAAAGCCGAGGTGGCCCGAGCCCATGCCGCTCTTGCCGTTAATATCAGCGCCGCACGTGGACTTCAGGATGTGCTGCGGACCAACCTCGGGCCTAAGGGCACCATGAAAAT GCTGGTGTCTGGTGCTGGAGACATCAAGCTGACCAAAGATGGCAATGTGTTGCTTCATGAAATG CAAATTCAGCACCCAACAGCATCCCTGATTGCTAAAGTAGCCACTGCGCAAGATGATATCACCGGTGATGGCACAACCTCCAACGTCCTGATCATCGGGGAGCTGCTGAAACAAGCAGATCTATACATTTCAGAG GGTCTTCATCCAAGAATTGTGACTGAAGGCTTTGAAGCTGCAAAGGGCAAAGCGCTTGAAGTCTTGGATCAGTTGAAAGTGTCCAAGGAAATGGACCGGGAGACCCTAATCAATGTGGCACGGACATCACTGTGCACCAAGGTTCATGCTGAACTAGCTGATGTCTTAACAGAG GCTGTTGTGGACTCTATTTTGGCCATCAGGCAGCCAAATGAGCCTGTTGACTTGTACATGGTTGAAATTATGGAGATGAAACATAAAACAGAAAGTGACACCAA GTTGATCAGAGGGCTTGTCCTTGATCATGGAGCTCGTCATCCAGATATGAAGAAGAGAGTGGAAGATGCCTTCATCCTCACCTGTAATGTTTCCTTGGAATATGAAAAGAC aGAAGTGAATTCCGGATTCTTCTACAAAAGCGCAGATGAGCGTGAAAAACTGGTTAAAGCTGAGCGGAAGTTTATTGAAGAGAGGGTAAATAAAATCATTGCCCTGAAGCAAAAGGTCTGTGGAGATACTGGCAAAGGATTTGTTGTGATAAATCAAAAG GGAATTGACCCATATTCTTTGGATGCCCTTGCTAAGGAAGGAATTGTAGCACTTCGTAGAGCAAAGAGAAGAAATATGGAAAG GTTGACTCTGGCATGTGGTGGCAATGCCATGAATTCTGTGGATGATCTCACTCCTGAATGCTTAGGACATGCTGGCCTTGTATATGAATACACAATG GGTGAAGAAAAGTTCACTTTCGTAGAGGAGTGTGACATCCCACGCTCTGTGACACTGCTCGTCAAGGGGCCAAATAAGCACACGCTAACCCAGATCAAAGACGCCATAAGAGATGGGCTGAGAGCTGTCAAAAATGCCATTGAAGACG GCTGTGTGGTACCCGGTGCTGGGGCGCTAGAAATGGCCATCGCTGATGCTCTTATGAAGCACAAGCCCAGTGTGAAAGGCAGAGCCCAGCTTGGTGTGCAGGCGTTTGCTGATGCTCTCCTCATCATTCCCAAG gttCTAGCCCAAAACTCTGGTTATGACGCTCAGGAGACATTGGTAAAACTTCAGACTGAATATGCTGAATCAGGTCAGCTTGTGGGTGTGGACCTCAACACAG
- the NIPSNAP2 gene encoding protein NipSnap homolog 2: MASRSVSVALSRANRIQACGLSPLLIRGIASSAQKAKEDSWLRSLFVRKVDPRKDAHSNLLAKRETSNLYKIQFHNVKPECLEAYNKLCEEVLPKVHEDENYPCTLVGTWNTWYGEQDQAVHLWRYEGGYPALTEVMSKLRKNQEFTEFRKARGNMLLSRKNQLLLEFSFWNEPVPRKGPNIYELRSYQLRPGTMIEWGNHWARAIRYRQDSGEAVAGFFSQIGQLYMVHHLWAYNDLQSRDDIRNAAWQKDGWDECVYYTVPLIQEMESRIMIPLKSSPLQ; this comes from the exons ATGGCGAGCCGATCCGTGTCCGTGGCTTTGAGTAGGGCGAACAGGATTCAGGCCTGCGGGCTGAGTCCTCTGCTGATCAG GGGGATCGCCTCCTCCGCTCAAAAGGCTAaagaagacagctggctacgATCCCTCTTTGTCCGTAAGGTGGATCCGAGGAAAGATGCCCACTCAAATCTGTTGGCCAAGAGAGAAACCAGCAACCTGTACAAAATACAGT tCCACAATGTGAAGCCAGAGTGCCTTGAGGCCTATAACAAGTTATG TGAGGAGGTGTTGCCAAAGGTTCATGAAGATGAAAACTACCCATGTACTTTGGTGGGGACATGGAATACATGGTATGGAGAGCAGGATCAAGCTG TCCACCTGTGGAGGTATGAGGGGGGATACCCAGCTCTAACAGAGGTCATGAGCAAGCTTAGAAAAAACCAA GAGTTTACAGAGTTTCGGAAAGCTCGGGGTAACATGTTGCTGTCTCGTAAAAACCAACTCTTGCTGGAGTTTAGTTTTTGGAATGAACCTGTCCCACGGAAAGGGCCCAATATTTATGAGCTGAGATCCTACCAGCTAAGG cCTGGAACCATGATTGAATGGGGAAACCACTG GGCTCGTGCCATACGATATCGTCAGGACAGCGGTGAGGCCGTGgctggctttttttctcagatTGGCCAGCTCTACATGGTTCATCATCTGTGGG CCTACAATGACTTACAAAGCAGAGATGATATCAGGAACGCTGCCTGGCAGAAAGACGGCTGGGATGAATGTGTCTACTATACAg TTCCCCTCATACAGGAGATGGAGTCTAGAATAATGATCCCCCTGAAGAGCTCTCCGCTACAGTAA
- the MRPS17 gene encoding 28S ribosomal protein S17, mitochondrial produces the protein MSAVRAAVHAKWVIGKVIGTKMRKTAKVRVTRMVLDSYLLKYYNKRKTYFAHDALEQCTLGDIVLLKALPERRSKHVKHELAEIVYKVGRVVDPLTGKLCAGTEFLESPTEVNVAELNDQLGNLEISGEPKAEKNVDP, from the exons ATGTCGGCGGTACGTGCGGCTGTCCACGCGAAATGGGTTATAGGAAAAGTAATAGGGACGAAGATGAGGAAGACTGCAAAAGTCCGAGTGACGCGGATGGTGCTGGACAGCTATTTGTTAAAG TATTACAATAAGAGGAAAACCTATTTTGCCCATGACGCGCTGGAGCAATGCACATTAGGGGATATCGTGCTGCTGAAAGCTTTGCCCGAGAGGAGATCCAAGCATGTGAAGCATGAGCTAGCCGAAATTGTTTACAAAGTGGGCAGAGTGGTGGATCCTCTGACCGGAAAGCTGTGCGCGGGCACCGAATTTCTAGAAAGTCCAACAGAAGTTAATGTTGCGGAGCTGAACGACCAACTGGGGAATCTGGAAATTTCAGGAGAGCCAAAAGCAGAGAAGAATGTGGATCCTTGA